A genomic window from Sulfurospirillum diekertiae includes:
- a CDS encoding peptidylprolyl isomerase — MLSLQLQKSTGPSGQGGGELGWFAANQMVKPFSDAAFALKKGEITKTPVQTQFGYHVILVEDTKPAEKATFETVKPQIENGLKMEKFRIQVQDKAQTLRKNAKVTIK; from the coding sequence TTGTTGAGCTTGCAACTACAAAAATCTACAGGACCTAGCGGTCAAGGTGGCGGTGAACTTGGTTGGTTTGCTGCAAATCAAATGGTAAAACCTTTCTCAGATGCAGCATTTGCACTTAAAAAAGGTGAAATTACTAAAACGCCTGTTCAAACACAATTTGGTTACCATGTTATCTTAGTTGAAGATACAAAACCAGCTGAGAAAGCAACATTTGAAACAGTAAAACCACAAATTGAAAATGGCTTGAAAATGGAAAAATTCCGTATTCAAGTACAAGATAAAGCACAAACACTTAGAAAAAACGCAAAAGTAACCATTAAATAA
- a CDS encoding peptidyl-prolyl cis-trans isomerase, whose product MKKVILSSIAAAVLGVSLNATTYATVNGEDVNEQDIAVLMRAMQGAKFEELPADAKQKIVEQAVERKLLTTEAMKSGVEKEKDYTEALKKIKADLALEVWMKKIFDAVKVDPKDVKDYYDKNADKFMQPATVKARHVLVKTEQEAKDVIKELDGLTGQKLNDKFVELATTKIYRT is encoded by the coding sequence GTGAAAAAAGTTATTCTAAGTAGTATTGCAGCTGCAGTACTAGGTGTAAGTTTAAATGCGACAACATATGCAACCGTTAATGGTGAAGATGTCAATGAACAAGACATTGCTGTTCTTATGCGTGCTATGCAAGGCGCAAAGTTTGAAGAACTTCCTGCTGATGCAAAACAAAAAATTGTTGAGCAAGCAGTTGAGCGTAAACTTTTGACTACGGAAGCAATGAAAAGTGGTGTAGAAAAAGAGAAAGATTATACGGAAGCTTTGAAAAAAATCAAAGCAGATCTTGCTCTTGAAGTCTGGATGAAAAAAATCTTTGATGCTGTTAAAGTTGATCCAAAAGATGTTAAAGACTATTATGACAAAAATGCTGACAAATTTATGCAACCAGCAACCGTTAAAGCAAGACACGTGCTTGTAAAAACAGAGCAAGAAGCTAAAGATGTTATCAAAGAACTTGATGGATTGACAGGTCAAAAACTCAATGATAAATTTGTTGAGCTTGCAACTACAAAAATCTACAGGACCTAG
- the nth gene encoding endonuclease III encodes MKKATQKEVVIIKALFLEHYPKAVTELKYSSLYELLVCVMLSAQCTDKRVNLITPALFERYPHAKELAEANLDEVKSFIASCSFFNNKAVNLLKMAQKVVELYDGEIPLDEQKLMGLAGVGQKTAHVVMIEYASANLMAVDTHVFRVAHRLGLSSAKTAIKTEEELTKIFKNDLATLHQAMVLFGRYTCKAVNPLCETCFLTEHCKTKQTFKV; translated from the coding sequence ATGAAAAAGGCCACACAAAAAGAGGTTGTAATTATTAAAGCTCTTTTTTTGGAACATTACCCCAAAGCGGTTACTGAACTAAAATATAGCTCTTTGTATGAGCTTCTTGTCTGTGTCATGCTCTCAGCCCAATGCACCGATAAACGCGTCAACCTTATTACGCCTGCCCTATTTGAACGTTATCCTCATGCAAAAGAGCTTGCAGAGGCGAATCTCGATGAGGTCAAATCATTCATTGCTTCGTGCTCTTTTTTCAACAATAAAGCCGTGAATCTTCTTAAAATGGCACAAAAAGTCGTTGAACTGTACGATGGAGAGATTCCTTTGGATGAGCAAAAACTCATGGGACTCGCAGGTGTGGGACAAAAAACCGCTCATGTGGTGATGATCGAATATGCTTCTGCCAACCTCATGGCAGTCGATACTCATGTTTTTCGAGTCGCACACCGTCTAGGACTTTCGAGTGCTAAAACAGCCATTAAAACGGAAGAAGAGTTAACCAAAATTTTTAAAAATGATCTTGCTACGCTACACCAAGCGATGGTACTTTTTGGCAGATATACCTGTAAAGCAGTCAATCCCTTGTGTGAAACGTGCTTTTTAACAGAACATTGCAAAACAAAACAGACATTTAAAGTTTAA
- a CDS encoding thioredoxin family protein yields MSLIHSSLVELGHKLEHFELEDPNGKIFKSKELFGKGGFMIAVMCNHCPYSNAIWKRLNAVAEFAKKLDITTVAINPNIHPNYPEDSPAHMLDKIKEMGLEFPYLIDENQSVAKHLGAVCTPDIFLFDSEEKLYYHGRLDDNWQDARSVKEEDLREAIMLLFSKQDAPKIQHPSQGCSIKWIDTVTG; encoded by the coding sequence ATGTCATTAATACATTCCTCTTTAGTGGAACTAGGTCATAAACTGGAACATTTTGAACTTGAAGATCCAAATGGAAAAATTTTTAAAAGCAAAGAACTGTTTGGTAAAGGTGGATTTATGATTGCTGTAATGTGCAACCACTGCCCTTACTCTAATGCTATTTGGAAGAGGTTGAATGCCGTTGCGGAGTTTGCCAAAAAACTTGACATCACCACGGTTGCGATCAACCCAAACATTCATCCTAACTACCCAGAAGATTCACCCGCTCATATGCTCGATAAAATCAAAGAGATGGGCCTAGAGTTTCCTTATCTTATTGATGAAAATCAAAGTGTGGCAAAACATCTTGGTGCTGTCTGCACTCCTGATATTTTTTTATTTGATAGTGAAGAGAAACTTTATTATCATGGAAGATTGGATGATAATTGGCAAGATGCGCGTAGTGTGAAAGAGGAAGATTTAAGAGAGGCAATCATGTTACTGTTTAGTAAGCAAGATGCACCTAAAATTCAGCATCCTTCACAAGGATGTTCCATTAAATGGATTGATACCGTTACGGGCTAA